The bacterium region GAAAACCGGCACCAGGTTAACGGTAAGTCCTTCTAAAAAACTTACTTCTATGGTATCTTGTCCTGAATAGGTTCTGGGCTTGCCATATTCCCCGTTTTCCCCCAAAATAAATACCATTACTATTTTCTCTTCAGGGTAGACGAGCCAATATTCTCTTACGCCATGCCTTTCATACAAGGAGAACTTCTCTTTCATATCCTTAGATGCAGTATACGGTGAAACTATTTCTATGATTAAATCCGGCACCCCCCTGCAACCCCTGTCATCTAATTTATTCCGGTCACATACTACCAGGATATCAGGTTGAACTACTGTCTGAATATCTTCGTCTTTCTCATCAGCTTTGGGTAGCCTCACATCAAAGGGTGCGCTATAGACTTCACAAGGCCGGTCTTGTAAAAAGCTCCAAAATTGTCCTAATAACTCTCTTAAAATCACTTGATGCCTTCTTGACGGTGCCGGACTCATATCAAGTGGAACACCGTCTATGAGTTCCCATCGCTCTTCATCAGGCCAGCTTATATAATCACCGTAAGTATATCTGTTTTCTTTTTTTACAGGTAAAGCCATCTAACAAGCCCCTTAATTTCCTCCATACTTATCATTCCATAGAGTATCGGCAATAGCATCTTGCCTGGCCGAGTTTAACTCTCACGCCCTCTTATACTATACAAGTTGCCTATTATGCAAGCTGTCTATTGCCCTCCCTGATAAATGCTCTCTATATATATTATAGCATTACCTG contains the following coding sequences:
- a CDS encoding Uma2 family endonuclease, whose protein sequence is MALPVKKENRYTYGDYISWPDEERWELIDGVPLDMSPAPSRRHQVILRELLGQFWSFLQDRPCEVYSAPFDVRLPKADEKDEDIQTVVQPDILVVCDRNKLDDRGCRGVPDLIIEIVSPYTASKDMKEKFSLYERHGVREYWLVYPEEKIVMVFILGENGEYGKPRTYSGQDTIEVSFLEGLTVNLVPVFRE